The genomic region TATGAGCAGAAACAGGTTGGATTCCGTGACCGATGATTTGATTACCACGAACGTAATTGCCGCCACCAACCATAATTACAATTTCAGCCCCGTCGTCCAGCGCTGGCCGAATTTGTTCGGCAATCCAGCGAGCGCGTTTTGGGTCAAAGCCGCTGGCGAATTCGCCTTGAAGTTGTTCACCTGATAATTTGAGTAGGATGCGTTTTGTCATGACACTAGTGTATCATAGCGCGCTTGAAAAATAACATAAATGCAAAAGGGAGGCGGCAGTGTAATACGAATTGCGATTTGCTATACAAATATTCGTTTTTTAAGTTAGACAAACTAGACAAGAAAAAGCTAAGACGCTTACGTTTGCTATTTTACTTTCTCCTATCTACAATGTGAGTATAAAGGAGAGAGTAGTGTGAAAGATGGAGTTCGGCGGCCGGGCTATTTACGTAGATCGCAAGAACCTGGCAGTAGTCATTTATTGAGTCGAAATATTGAAAGACCCAGTCAACCGTCGTATAGTTATGGTGAACCGCCCGAACAGAGGCGACAGCGTTTAAAAGAATTGCGGGAACGGTACAGTAAACTACCGGAAACTCCTTTTGCTGACTATGATCTTGGTGACAAAAAACTACCTGCATATAAGCACAAAGCAGAGATATTAGACACATTATCGGAAAGTAAAATATCCTGGCTGTGCGGACCGACGGGTAGTGGTAAAACGACACAAACCGCTCAGTATGCACTGGAGCGGTTTGATCGTGTCGTGGTGTTGATGCCGCGGCGGGTTATCGTCGATAATGTTACTGAATATGTCGAGAAGAGTTTGCGTGAACAGCTTGGCGAACAATATCCTAATCACTTGGTGGGCAAGATTCACGGACGTGCCACTGAAGCGACGCCGGACACTAGGCTCTGTTTCATGACTCCAGCAACGTTTACGAAAAAGTTGGAACAATTTTCTAGCGACTGGCAGGACGAGAAGACGCTTATCCTGGTTGATGAAATACATGAAGCCAATTTGGAGATGGAATTTGCTACCGCTCTGGCGGCAAAATCGATAGAGAATACCGGCAAATGGCATATGGCTTTTTCTAGTGCCACGCCTGACACGGAAGCTTCTCAGGCGATGTACGAAGATATTAACGGATCAGAATTGCCAGTCGTAACCATTGAGGGTCGGCCGCATGATATTGATATTGAAGAAGATAAGGTGAATACCGTATCCGAAGCCTACCTTGAATATGGTAAGGACTCGAAAAAATCACTAATCTTTGTTGAAGGTGTGAGGAGTATTGATGAGACCATTACGTCAATCAAACGTCATACTCGCCATCAATCCGGGAAAATACGATTTTTCAAACTACATTCTGGCATATCAGAAGCTGCGCGCCGAGAGATTTTTACTGCCAAACCAGCAGAAGATGAGTCGTTTGTCATCGTTTCTACCTCGGCTGGACAGTCTGGCATCACCATCCCTGAGGTTGACTTGGTGTTGTCAAATGGACTGACGAAGAGTAAAGAAATTGGTGAAGAGGGCACGGAGGGGTTGCCACCTCGATTGTGTACTCAAGCAGAGCTGATGCAGCAGGCGGGGCGGGGCGGTCGTGATATTGATGGCGCTAAGTTTGTATTGGCTCGTCCGATATCTTACGATAAGATTTATTTGCCAGATGAGCTGAAAGGATTTTATGATATTGCGTCCCGTGAACAGCATATTCCACCGGAGATATATCACACGAATATTGTGCGCAACGTCTTGTCGGCTATCCATCTGAATGGTGATTTTGAGGATCTGAACCGATACCTGATGCATCCTGTTGCTAGTAAAAAAGTTATTCAAGAGTCGTACGATTTACTGGAAACCCTGGAAGCAATTGATGGAGAGGGGCAGATCACAAAAATTGGTGAGTTTATGGATAGTTTACCATTGTCGCCAGAACTTTCTCGGTCATTAGCAGAAATGATTAAGAATGGGGGAAGCTTACGTGAAGTGTTGGCATTATCGGCCATGGCAGCCTCCGTCTCGGGTGGTGGCTTTGCTGCCTGGCATCAACCAAAGGAATTGTTCCAGGAATTTGTCAGCCCCGATACAACAGATGACTTTTTTGCCGAATACGATGCTTTTTTGAAAACCAGAGAGATTTATGACGGCTGTCGTACTGACAATGACGTCTACCTGACTAATGGTATTGATCCCAATAAGGCGGATAATATTCACTATCAATTTAGTAAAATATGTCGGCGCCTGTCGGTTAATCCAAACGATATCGACATGGGTGAACTAAACAGCGAGGAAAAACACAATATATCGGTGGCTTTGGTGCGCGGGTTTCAGGAATTATTGTATGTCAAAACTGGTAGTCGGCGCATTGGACGAACAACGGTTAATCAATACAAGAATGTTCATACTGGCGAACGTGGTATTTCTGAGTATGAAATTAGTTCGCACAGCTTAGTGCGACGTATGGGCTCGGAGGCGTTGAAGTTGGCCCTGGCTTTACCGTGGTGGTATGATACGCGTGATGGTCGTCGATACACGCTCAACACAATTTTACCAGTAACCAAGAATCAAGTTGCTCAAGCCTTGAGTAGCAGCGCTGTGTCTGAATCTCTTGGTGATAGAGTTGCTCCTAATGGTGACTTGGTTCGTGTGACGCGGCCGAAAGTCGGCTCGCTGATACTCGGTCCAGAGCGGCAGCAAAAAATCCCCGCCATAACAGATGAGCAAATCGCGCTGATAGTGGACGCAATGAAAAACAAGGCTAATAAACAAGTAAGAGTATTGTTTGATTTACAACATCAGCGAGTTATCACCAAGGGTCAATTGCATCAGGTCCTAGACGGGTCTGCGGTAAATAGTCACAATGTCCATGAGGCGGAGGCTAAGGTTTGGGCTGAAGTGCAGAATGTGTTAACGAGCGAGCAGCAAGAAGCTTTTTATGGTCAGATAAACAGATAACGAGTGTATAATAGATAGTATGAGTAAGCCGAAAAAGATTTTATGGGTGGATTTGGAGATGACTGGACTAAATCCAGTACGTGATGAGATTTTGGAAGTGGCGGCGATTGCGACGGATTGGAATTTTAAGGAAATTGCGACGTACGAAGGAATTGTGCGCCACGATTCGGAAAAGCTGGCTAAGCTGTTAGATCGAAATGCTGGTTTTTGGAATGATCATCCGGAAGCGCGACGCGGGCTGGAGGAGCAGAATGAATCGGGCAAGCCTTTGGCGGAAATAGAACGCGAATTATTGGCGTTTTGTGATGAGCATTTTGCGGGTGAAACGAAGATTTTGTTAGCAGGCAATTCAATCCATCAGGATCGTCGATTCATTGACCAATGGTGGCCAATGTTGTCAAAAAAACTACATTATCGTGTGCTGGATGTGAGCGCATGGAAGGTGGTGTTTGAAGGTAAATACGGTAAGAAATTCGCCAAGCCAGAAGATCATCGAGCACTGGAAGACATCCGCGGCAGCATTATGGAACTTGAATATTATTTGAAAAAGGTAAAGGTATGACACATAAACAATTTGAAGAATTTATCCTAAGCTTGCCGGGCGTATGGCTGGATTATCCATTTGGCGAGGATGTTGCGGTGTATAAATTTGGTAGAGATAATGACGGTGCAGGGAAAATGGTGGCGTTGGTGACGGAAGGTTCAAAGCCGCTCAGAGTAAGCCTAAAATGCGATCCGTTGTTGGCGCAGAATTTACGAGAAAAGTACGAAACGGTTTTACCAGGCTATCACTTAAACAAGAAACATTGGAATACAATTATTTGTTCAGGTCAATTGACCGACGAAGAGGTCTTTGATCTGGCGAGGCTGAGCTATCGATTAGTCTCGGAAGCTTAATCTGCTTTAATGATTTGATTGATCTGCTTCTGAATATTCTCTAAATCGCCAGCAGTTTTTACTAGCCATTCGCGCATCTTTTTTGACTTGGTAGACTTGTACACCTTTTTCATCATGTTGATTGTATCTGTTATTTGCACATTCATCTCATGGGCATAGGTAATATCCAATTGCGTATTCAGAAGAGCTTCGTCCAATTTTTTCTCTAATTTTTCTGACGGATCTAGAGCGAGGATGTCCTTCCGTTTCTCCTTATAATTGATGCCGGTTGCTTGAAGCGCTTCGCCCATTGAGGCATCCGCAGTGGTCAGCACTGCAACCAGAGAACTATTGGTGGTTTGTAAGCTGGTTGAGCGGAACTTATTATTGTATTTTTTGGAAATGGTGAGCAGCTTATTAACGCGCGCCGCAACTTGTGACGGGTTGGCGTTTGGCATAGAATCTTGTGAAAAAACGAATATCGCGATCAGGGTTATCAAGCCGATAAAACTCAAAATAGCGATGATGATTTTGGTTTTTTTATCAAAACCTTCCGCTGGCGGAGGTGTGGCAATTTGATTCAGATAATCGATACCTTGAGGTTGGTTATTCAAATTGTCAGGATACATATTTCTATTTAACCACAAACAATAACAGAGGTAAAGAGTGATATAATAAAAATATGAATGATGCCAAAGAAGAAGTGCGGGCGCGGCTGAACATCGAGGATGTGATTGGTGAGTATGTTCAGTTGAAGCGAGCGGGGCGCAACTTGAAGGGTTTAAGTCCGTTTACCGATGAACGAACCCCAAGCTTTATGGTCAGTCCAGAAAAGCAGATTTGGCACGATTTTTCTTCTGGAAAAGGTGGCGATATTTTTACGTTTGTGATGATGGTGGAAGGAATGGATTTTCGTCAATCACTGGAACATTTGGCTCGGAAGGCGGGCGTTGATCTGACTTTGTTTTCTAATGGCGACGGACGAACGGCCAAGCGTCGCGCCAGGGCTAGGGAAGCGCTGAAGCTGGCTGCCAATTTTTATCAGCAGAATTTGGTAAAAAATTCGACAGCGTTAAATTATGTGGTTAAAAAACGGCGATTAAATCGTCAAACAATTGGTGATTTTTTGATTGGCTATGCGCCGGAGAATGGCGACACGCTGACGAAAGCATTGGAAAAAAGAGGATTTTCTAGGCAGGAATTGGCGGACGCTGGCTTGTCGAATAGGTTTGGTGGCGATTTGTTCCGCGGGCGAATGATGGTGGCGTTGAGTGACGGCAATGGCGAGGTTGTGGGATTTACGGGCAGAATTATTCGTGACGATCCGCGCGCGCCAAAATACTTGAACACGCCGCAAACGCTGTTATTCGATAAATCGCGACATATTTTTGGTTTACACCAAGCCAAAGAAGCGATTCGAAAAAGCGATGTGGCGGTGATTGTTGAGGGCAATTTGGATGTAATTAGCAGCCATCAAGCGGGCGTCAAAAACGTGGTTGCGACATCTGGAACGGCGATGACGACGCAACATTTGAAGTCGCTTAGTCGATTGGCGGGGCGGATTCGCTTGGCGTTTGATGGCGATCGAGCGGGAGTTAACGCGACGGAACGCGCTATCAATTTGGCGCAGGAAGTCGGCGTGGAATTGGAAGTCGTGAGTTTGCCTGATGGCGTCAAAGATCCAGACGAATTGATCCAAAAAGATCCAGCGCTTTGGCAAGCGGCGATTGACCAATCTCAGCCGGCGGTGGATTGGGTGATTGCTAGGTACGCGGAAATGGAGAATTTGAAGTCGGCGGAAGGCAAGCGGCGATTTTCGACCATTGCACTGAGGATTGTCCGAGGCTTGAAAGATCCGGTGGAACAAGAGCATTATCTGTCGGTAATTTCTGAAAAAACTGGCGCGTCAATTACCGCACTGAAGGCGAAATTGTCGAATGAAAAAGTCGCTGAACATCAATTGAAAAAGGCGAAAATTGAAAAAGAAAAACCGACTCCGGTTCAGGATGAAACTGAGGATATGCTGGCGGGGTTGGCGGCGAGTGAAAAATCTGTGCGGCGTTGGTTGGCGGCGGTTTCTGGCGAAATGTTGGATGATGACAACGCGCGGCAGTTGATTGGCTATTTGCGGAAGAATCCAGACGCGGATTTGGGCGAGGTTCCGCTGGACTTGCAAAAAATCGAACAGTATGTGAAAATAGTACAGTTGAAAAGTGAAAGTCGTTACGCCAATTGGGAGCAAAAAAGCTTGGACGAAGAGATGGCTCGGCTAGTCAGACAGATAACAATCAAACATCGCGAAAACAAAAAGAATCAATTATTAACGCAGCTTAGAGAGGCCGAGGCGTCGGGCGATGAGGTTTTGTCTCAGAATTTACGCCAGAGCTTAAATAATCTGATTAAGGAGAAAATGTGAGCGACGATATCACGACGAAGCCAGTAAACTTAAACGAAGATGATGATTTTGATCCAACGCTTATAGACGAAGAAGAATCGGAAGATTTGGATTCGTTGACAACTGGACAATATTTGGACGACGTGTCGGATGACTCGGTCAGGTTGTATCTGCGGGAAATCGGTAAAATTCCACTACTTAGCGCTGAAGAAGAAATGGACTTGGCGCGCCGAATTGTTGAAGGCGATAAAAAGGCCAAGGATAAGATGGCTGAGGCGAATATGCGTTTGGTGGTGTCAATTGCTAAGCGTTATTCTGGTCGTGGTTTGGACTTTTTGGATCTGATTCAAGAGGGAAATACTGGACTTTTGCGTGCGGTTGAAAAGTTTGATCCAGATAAGGGATTTAAGTTTTCGACTTATGCGACTTGGTGGATTCGTCAGGCAATTACGCGTGCGATTGCTGATCAAGCGCGAACGATTCGTATTCCAGTTCACATGGTAGAAACAATCAATAAATTGCTGCGTACTCAGCGACGAATGACTCAGGAATTGAACCGTGAGCCGACAATTGAAGAATTGTCTAAAGAGTTGGATATGGAGCCAGAGAAAATTGAATATGTCATTAAGATTAAGCAAGACATTTCTTCTTTGGACGCTGGTGTTGGTCGTGACGGTGAAGATGACGATTCAGTTTTGCAAGATTTTATCGTTGACGAAGATACGGTTTCGCCAGAAGATTCCGCTTCAAATCAATTGTTAAAAGAGCAAGTTCAGGAAATTCTATCAAGTTTGAGTGATCGCGAGCAGAAAATTGTTCGAATGCGTTTTGGTTTGGACAATGGAAAAAACCACACTTTGGAAGAAGTTGGTCAGGAGTTTGCGGTTACGCGTGAGCGAATTCGTCAGATTGAAGCTAAGGCGCTAGCGAAACTTCGCAAACACAAAGACGCGAAAAAACTTTACGAATATCTGGATTAATTAACACTGTTCGGGTGATTTACAAAAATGGACGTCGTGAGTTGCGGCGTCTATTTTTTGATGTAATTGCTCAAGGCTGCCGTCGTTAATGATGAAATAATCAGCAATAGCAATTGGTCCACCTTTTTCCAAATTCTCGATTTCTGACCAGTCGCGCTGATCAACTTCGTGCGGTTGCATTGGGCGCTCTATGCGCTTAGCCATTCGTTGATAACGGAGGTATTTCGGCGTAACAATAGCAATAACGACAACTTGTCCAGGAAATTCGTGCTTAAGGAATTTATATTCACTCCAAGTGTATAATCCGTCCAAAACGATTTTATTTTGCCCAGCGTTTATTAAATCGTGGATGTTTTTTATGACGCGTTTGATTACGAAATCTTTGCCTTCGCGGC from Candidatus Nanosynbacter sp. HMT-352 harbors:
- the orn gene encoding oligoribonuclease is translated as MSKPKKILWVDLEMTGLNPVRDEILEVAAIATDWNFKEIATYEGIVRHDSEKLAKLLDRNAGFWNDHPEARRGLEEQNESGKPLAEIERELLAFCDEHFAGETKILLAGNSIHQDRRFIDQWWPMLSKKLHYRVLDVSAWKVVFEGKYGKKFAKPEDHRALEDIRGSIMELEYYLKKVKV
- a CDS encoding AAA family ATPase; the encoded protein is MTQPYAKIIALVGLAGSGKSSAVEYLTEKGFPKIYFGGVIYKAMDEAGIEKTWDNQQQFREEIRRREGKDFVIKRVIKNIHDLINAGQNKIVLDGLYTWSEYKFLKHEFPGQVVVIAIVTPKYLRYQRMAKRIERPMQPHEVDQRDWSEIENLEKGGPIAIADYFIINDGSLEQLHQKIDAATHDVHFCKSPEQC
- the rpoD gene encoding RNA polymerase sigma factor RpoD produces the protein MTTKPVNLNEDDDFDPTLIDEEESEDLDSLTTGQYLDDVSDDSVRLYLREIGKIPLLSAEEEMDLARRIVEGDKKAKDKMAEANMRLVVSIAKRYSGRGLDFLDLIQEGNTGLLRAVEKFDPDKGFKFSTYATWWIRQAITRAIADQARTIRIPVHMVETINKLLRTQRRMTQELNREPTIEELSKELDMEPEKIEYVIKIKQDISSLDAGVGRDGEDDDSVLQDFIVDEDTVSPEDSASNQLLKEQVQEILSSLSDREQKIVRMRFGLDNGKNHTLEEVGQEFAVTRERIRQIEAKALAKLRKHKDAKKLYEYLD
- a CDS encoding helicase-related protein, whose amino-acid sequence is MKDGVRRPGYLRRSQEPGSSHLLSRNIERPSQPSYSYGEPPEQRRQRLKELRERYSKLPETPFADYDLGDKKLPAYKHKAEILDTLSESKISWLCGPTGSGKTTQTAQYALERFDRVVVLMPRRVIVDNVTEYVEKSLREQLGEQYPNHLVGKIHGRATEATPDTRLCFMTPATFTKKLEQFSSDWQDEKTLILVDEIHEANLEMEFATALAAKSIENTGKWHMAFSSATPDTEASQAMYEDINGSELPVVTIEGRPHDIDIEEDKVNTVSEAYLEYGKDSKKSLIFVEGVRSIDETITSIKRHTRHQSGKIRFFKLHSGISEAARREIFTAKPAEDESFVIVSTSAGQSGITIPEVDLVLSNGLTKSKEIGEEGTEGLPPRLCTQAELMQQAGRGGRDIDGAKFVLARPISYDKIYLPDELKGFYDIASREQHIPPEIYHTNIVRNVLSAIHLNGDFEDLNRYLMHPVASKKVIQESYDLLETLEAIDGEGQITKIGEFMDSLPLSPELSRSLAEMIKNGGSLREVLALSAMAASVSGGGFAAWHQPKELFQEFVSPDTTDDFFAEYDAFLKTREIYDGCRTDNDVYLTNGIDPNKADNIHYQFSKICRRLSVNPNDIDMGELNSEEKHNISVALVRGFQELLYVKTGSRRIGRTTVNQYKNVHTGERGISEYEISSHSLVRRMGSEALKLALALPWWYDTRDGRRYTLNTILPVTKNQVAQALSSSAVSESLGDRVAPNGDLVRVTRPKVGSLILGPERQQKIPAITDEQIALIVDAMKNKANKQVRVLFDLQHQRVITKGQLHQVLDGSAVNSHNVHEAEAKVWAEVQNVLTSEQQEAFYGQINR
- a CDS encoding MmcQ/YjbR family DNA-binding protein; the encoded protein is MTHKQFEEFILSLPGVWLDYPFGEDVAVYKFGRDNDGAGKMVALVTEGSKPLRVSLKCDPLLAQNLREKYETVLPGYHLNKKHWNTIICSGQLTDEEVFDLARLSYRLVSEA
- the dnaG gene encoding DNA primase; translation: MNDAKEEVRARLNIEDVIGEYVQLKRAGRNLKGLSPFTDERTPSFMVSPEKQIWHDFSSGKGGDIFTFVMMVEGMDFRQSLEHLARKAGVDLTLFSNGDGRTAKRRARAREALKLAANFYQQNLVKNSTALNYVVKKRRLNRQTIGDFLIGYAPENGDTLTKALEKRGFSRQELADAGLSNRFGGDLFRGRMMVALSDGNGEVVGFTGRIIRDDPRAPKYLNTPQTLLFDKSRHIFGLHQAKEAIRKSDVAVIVEGNLDVISSHQAGVKNVVATSGTAMTTQHLKSLSRLAGRIRLAFDGDRAGVNATERAINLAQEVGVELEVVSLPDGVKDPDELIQKDPALWQAAIDQSQPAVDWVIARYAEMENLKSAEGKRRFSTIALRIVRGLKDPVEQEHYLSVISEKTGASITALKAKLSNEKVAEHQLKKAKIEKEKPTPVQDETEDMLAGLAASEKSVRRWLAAVSGEMLDDDNARQLIGYLRKNPDADLGEVPLDLQKIEQYVKIVQLKSESRYANWEQKSLDEEMARLVRQITIKHRENKKNQLLTQLREAEASGDEVLSQNLRQSLNNLIKEKM